The Negativicutes bacterium genome has a segment encoding these proteins:
- a CDS encoding SpoIIE family protein phosphatase, translating to EDSFAAIIAFEFDFIAMTLTYVTAGINSFLKLNNKKKSFIKATGPFIGMLEDIDYEEHKIPISSNDVFCFMTDGITDLMESCNFSIKDLPDLYLQVETLVNSNPCKDDATAILIKVK from the coding sequence CGAAGATTCGTTTGCCGCAATCATTGCTTTTGAATTTGACTTTATTGCAATGACCTTAACTTATGTTACGGCGGGTATTAATTCTTTTTTAAAGCTTAATAACAAGAAAAAATCCTTTATCAAAGCAACAGGGCCCTTTATTGGCATGCTCGAAGATATCGATTATGAAGAGCATAAAATTCCAATAAGTAGTAATGATGTATTCTGTTTTATGACTGATGGTATTACCGATTTAATGGAAAGTTGTAATTTTTCAATTAAGGATTTACCTGATTTATATCTACAAGTAGAAACTTTAGTCAACAGCAATCCTTGTAAGGATGATGCTACAGCAATCTTAATTAAGGTTAAATAA
- the cadA gene encoding cadmium-translocating P-type ATPase: MSEKEQEQIFLVSGICCADCAKNFESELNDIDTIKSADLNILTGKLKIDGQIELTELRKLGQKENYQIDYYNNQVLAVPKKYYHAKEFLVMVLAGTLLLLAIVFEKMQIGGQLSVGLYLLAIISGGWNNFKKGFYSLQQKKLNMSVLMSVAIIGACIIGQYEEGATVAFLYAISELLENWSTEKARQSIRNLMDLTPAKAIVKRGREMVELLVGDVNVGDIILIKPGAKIPLDGSVVSGESAVDEAHISGEALPRDKKIGADVFAGSINTYGFLEVAVNKLAQDSTIAKIINLVENAQSQKSPMQKFIEKFAEIYTPVVMVLAVMVGVIPPLLYDGDYIGWLYRALALLVVACPCALVISTPIAVVSAIAQAAKNGVLIKGGIHLEGLADINAIAFDKTGTITKGEPKVQNVISLSNIGENDILQIAASLESLSEHHLARAITADSKDKQINLENVYNFIAIPGQGVKGVIKGQEYLVGNTKLFNNISPEINQLEQQGYSVIIVGTATTILGVITISDYLKDNIKTVIKRFLQKNIAVSMLTGDNSAVATLVATESGIKEFFANLLPEEKMLVIKKMKESKKVAMVGDGINDAPALAIADIGIAMGKKGTAVALETADVVLMKDDIAKLDYVMELSKRTKNIIKQNITFALLIKFLAIISIFPGYLTLWLAILADMGATVIVTLNSMRLLKKT, from the coding sequence ATGTCTGAAAAAGAGCAAGAACAAATTTTTTTGGTAAGTGGAATTTGTTGCGCTGATTGTGCGAAGAATTTTGAAAGTGAACTCAATGATATTGATACAATCAAGAGTGCTGATTTAAATATTTTAACAGGAAAGCTAAAAATTGATGGACAGATCGAACTAACAGAACTTAGAAAGCTCGGACAGAAAGAAAACTACCAAATTGATTATTACAATAATCAAGTACTGGCTGTTCCAAAGAAATACTATCACGCGAAAGAGTTTTTAGTGATGGTGTTAGCAGGAACGTTATTGCTGCTAGCGATAGTTTTTGAGAAAATGCAAATTGGCGGTCAACTGTCAGTAGGACTATATTTATTGGCTATTATCAGCGGAGGCTGGAATAATTTCAAAAAAGGGTTTTATTCGCTACAACAAAAGAAACTGAATATGAGTGTTTTAATGAGTGTGGCAATTATTGGCGCTTGTATTATCGGTCAATATGAAGAAGGTGCAACCGTTGCCTTTTTATATGCTATTTCTGAGCTATTGGAAAATTGGTCAACTGAAAAAGCTAGACAATCTATTAGAAATTTAATGGATTTAACCCCAGCGAAAGCAATCGTTAAACGGGGGCGGGAAATGGTCGAGCTGTTGGTAGGTGATGTTAATGTTGGTGATATAATATTGATTAAGCCAGGCGCTAAGATTCCTTTAGACGGCAGTGTTGTCAGTGGCGAAAGTGCTGTTGATGAAGCTCATATTAGTGGTGAAGCCTTGCCGAGAGATAAAAAAATTGGAGCTGATGTTTTTGCCGGATCCATTAATACTTATGGTTTTTTGGAAGTTGCGGTAAATAAATTGGCGCAAGACAGTACTATTGCTAAAATCATTAATTTGGTGGAGAATGCTCAAAGTCAAAAATCACCAATGCAAAAGTTCATTGAAAAATTTGCCGAAATATATACACCGGTAGTAATGGTGCTAGCAGTAATGGTGGGGGTTATTCCACCACTGCTTTATGATGGTGATTATATTGGTTGGCTTTATCGAGCGCTAGCATTATTGGTAGTAGCGTGTCCGTGTGCCCTTGTTATCTCTACCCCGATTGCAGTGGTCAGTGCTATTGCACAAGCTGCTAAAAATGGAGTGCTAATAAAAGGGGGAATTCATTTAGAAGGTTTAGCAGATATTAATGCTATTGCATTTGACAAAACAGGAACGATCACAAAAGGTGAACCTAAAGTTCAGAACGTTATTAGTTTAAGCAATATTGGAGAAAATGATATTTTGCAAATTGCTGCCAGTTTAGAGTCGTTATCGGAACATCATTTAGCAAGAGCAATTACTGCTGATAGTAAAGATAAACAGATAAACCTTGAGAATGTATATAATTTTATCGCCATACCGGGACAGGGTGTTAAGGGAGTAATCAAAGGTCAAGAATATTTAGTTGGTAATACCAAGCTTTTTAATAATATTTCCCCGGAAATAAATCAATTGGAGCAGCAAGGTTATAGTGTAATAATTGTGGGGACAGCAACAACAATATTGGGTGTGATTACGATTAGTGATTACTTAAAAGATAATATTAAAACGGTGATAAAGCGGTTTTTACAAAAAAATATTGCAGTATCAATGTTAACCGGTGATAATAGTGCGGTGGCAACACTGGTAGCAACAGAAAGTGGAATCAAGGAGTTCTTTGCCAACTTATTGCCTGAAGAAAAAATGTTGGTGATAAAAAAAATGAAAGAGTCCAAAAAAGTGGCGATGGTGGGAGACGGTATTAATGATGCTCCGGCGTTAGCCATAGCGGATATTGGCATTGCCATGGGGAAAAAGGGCACAGCAGTAGCGTTAGAGACGGCTGATGTCGTTTTGATGAAAGATGACATTGCGAAACTTGACTATGTTATGGAGTTAAGTAAGCGGACAAAAAATATTATCAAGCAAAATATAACATTTGCTTTGCTGATAAAATTTTTGGCAATTATCAGTATTTTCCCGGGCTATTTAACGTTGTGGCTGGCCATTTTAGCTGATATGGGTGCTACTGTTATTGTGACATTAAATAGTATGAGGTTATTAAAAAAGACTTAG
- a CDS encoding helix-turn-helix transcriptional regulator yields MKSEAEQCKACCINPEKIFSVEHQIIPEAETQILAEFFRIFGDVTRLKILQAVAKEELCVCDISAVVSMGQSAVSHQLRILRNARLVRCRKDGKNTLYSLNDYHVLNILKQGIEHIQE; encoded by the coding sequence ATGAAAAGTGAAGCAGAGCAATGTAAAGCTTGTTGTATTAATCCAGAGAAAATATTTTCAGTAGAACATCAAATTATTCCGGAGGCTGAAACACAGATTTTAGCAGAATTTTTTAGAATTTTTGGTGATGTCACTAGATTGAAAATATTACAGGCTGTTGCAAAAGAAGAATTATGTGTTTGCGATATTTCTGCGGTAGTGAGTATGGGACAATCAGCCGTATCACATCAATTAAGAATTTTACGCAATGCTAGATTGGTGCGTTGTCGTAAGGATGGAAAAAACACGTTGTATTCTTTAAATGATTATCATGTATTAAATATTTTAAAACAAGGAATTGAGCATATTCAAGAGTAA
- a CDS encoding diguanylate cyclase, translating to MIVKYIEILDQLFEPAYIIDDKQKILFWNKAAEKLTGYDAKSVIGKNCSLSEIVHTNESGEKLCLDQCPFQELLDKGKVSEHNLFLSHKTGYRIPISLRMVPIFNQNKKIIGAIEFFIKRDQFTTSARPDVIKELVKTAYIDSITGLPNKEYMESKLLKILNEAKINPLDTQYGLLVIDIHNLQEFNNVGGLEGGDFLLKVLGQTLVNNLEDIADCFVTRWYGGKFIIIINSNKINTLLNWSNKFKTLIEQSIILGYENHKIKVSIAGVIIYPEDTLKSLIRNLEQQLLISKRQNNNISIKEG from the coding sequence ATGATAGTTAAATATATTGAAATATTAGATCAATTATTTGAACCGGCCTATATTATTGACGATAAACAAAAAATTTTATTTTGGAATAAGGCGGCAGAAAAGTTAACCGGTTATGATGCAAAAAGTGTTATCGGCAAAAACTGTAGCCTTAGTGAAATTGTCCATACCAATGAAAGCGGTGAAAAACTTTGTTTAGACCAATGTCCATTTCAAGAATTACTGGATAAGGGTAAGGTTAGTGAACATAATTTATTTTTAAGTCATAAAACCGGCTATCGTATTCCGATATCCTTAAGAATGGTACCGATTTTTAATCAAAATAAAAAAATAATTGGTGCAATTGAATTTTTTATTAAAAGAGATCAATTTACCACTTCCGCCCGTCCGGATGTTATTAAAGAATTAGTAAAAACAGCTTATATTGATTCGATAACAGGTTTGCCGAATAAAGAGTATATGGAAAGTAAACTTCTTAAAATTTTAAATGAGGCTAAAATAAATCCCTTGGATACACAATATGGATTGCTAGTAATTGATATTCATAACCTCCAAGAATTTAACAATGTTGGAGGATTGGAAGGTGGCGATTTTTTATTAAAGGTACTTGGACAAACGCTTGTTAATAATTTAGAAGATATCGCAGACTGCTTTGTTACAAGGTGGTATGGTGGTAAATTTATTATTATTATAAACAGTAATAAAATTAATACCTTACTGAATTGGAGTAACAAGTTTAAAACTTTAATTGAACAATCTATTATTTTAGGATATGAAAATCATAAAATAAAAGTATCAATAGCAGGAGTAATTATTTATCCTGAGGACACCTTGAAGAGTTTAATTAGAAACTTAGAGCAACAACTATTAATTAGTAAAAGACAAAATAATAATATTAGCATAAAAGAAGGCTAA
- a CDS encoding YvrJ family protein: protein MEGLFSQISNYGFPMVVAWYLLVRIEGKLEKLGNSINELNNTITKMK from the coding sequence ATGGAAGGATTGTTTAGTCAAATTTCCAACTACGGTTTTCCGATGGTCGTAGCTTGGTATCTGTTGGTGAGAATTGAAGGAAAGCTAGAAAAATTGGGCAATAGTATCAATGAATTAAATAATACCATTACAAAAATGAAGTAG
- a CDS encoding DUF2922 domain-containing protein, which produces MSKSLNMVFNTTQGKKVSININNPKENLTKEQVTTVMNSIIAKNIFYNDNGDFSSIAEINIKNTDKIALV; this is translated from the coding sequence ATGTCTAAATCTTTAAATATGGTGTTTAATACTACCCAAGGGAAAAAGGTCAGTATTAATATCAATAACCCTAAAGAAAATTTGACTAAAGAGCAAGTGACTACTGTTATGAACAGTATTATTGCAAAGAATATTTTTTACAATGATAATGGTGACTTTAGCAGTATTGCAGAGATTAATATTAAAAATACTGATAAAATTGCCTTAGTGTAA
- a CDS encoding DUF1659 domain-containing protein, with protein sequence MATEKTEATCRLLLKVKAGVNAKGTAVFRQRSFNNIKATISDSDLYEVAGQLAKLQAAETVSVIRQDEAVLVNK encoded by the coding sequence ATGGCTACTGAAAAAACAGAGGCAACATGCAGATTGTTGCTAAAAGTAAAAGCTGGTGTGAATGCCAAAGGAACTGCTGTTTTTCGTCAAAGAAGTTTTAATAACATTAAAGCAACTATTAGCGATAGCGATTTGTATGAGGTTGCAGGACAATTAGCAAAGTTACAAGCAGCAGAGACTGTCAGCGTTATTCGTCAAGATGAAGCGGTGTTAGTCAACAAGTAA
- a CDS encoding polymer-forming cytoskeletal protein has protein sequence MFGFKKDASSISNDIQTIVSKETKIKGSIISEGNIRIDGSIEGEIMAEGNVIIGDQGNVSGDIKGDNVMISGCVRGNVTANKKLEILSTGSLYGDVSVAILSVGEGAVFKGNSNMVKPDLAFAE, from the coding sequence ATGTTTGGATTTAAGAAAGATGCTTCATCAATCAGTAATGACATTCAAACAATAGTGAGCAAGGAAACGAAAATAAAAGGCTCTATTATTAGTGAGGGTAATATTAGAATTGATGGTAGTATTGAAGGCGAAATAATGGCCGAAGGTAATGTTATTATTGGGGACCAAGGAAATGTTTCCGGTGATATCAAAGGTGATAATGTTATGATTTCCGGCTGTGTTCGTGGTAACGTTACCGCTAATAAAAAATTAGAAATTTTATCCACGGGAAGCTTATATGGTGATGTTTCAGTAGCCATTTTAAGTGTTGGTGAAGGGGCCGTATTTAAGGGTAATAGTAATATGGTGAAGCCAGATTTGGCTTTTGCCGAATAA
- a CDS encoding peptidoglycan DD-metalloendopeptidase family protein produces the protein MNKKVVKPDTREYTFKIIPHHNGKVRSIRIPIKMIKVGVATLAATFVFVTGAFCYNSYNTAQLKHDKVELENLRQVNSMQQTQLSELAKKTATLQTEIEKMDQLEIELRQMTTTEGNTSRGNISRPNITSGGQGGLTPTVENLNAIVDNLQVDFQQRKQNLEYLKNVLAEKQAQVAVTPSIWPASGDVSSRFGWRWGGSDFHPGIDIANNIGTPIVATADGTVVESGWNSGGYGYLVKISHSNGIETLYAHNSDLVVSAGTVVKKGQVIAYMGNTGFSTGPHLHYEVRVNGTAVNPDKFL, from the coding sequence TTGAATAAGAAAGTAGTTAAACCGGATACTCGAGAATATACCTTTAAGATTATACCGCATCATAATGGTAAAGTTCGCAGTATTAGGATACCAATTAAAATGATAAAAGTGGGAGTCGCTACACTTGCCGCTACTTTTGTTTTTGTAACAGGGGCATTTTGTTATAATAGCTATAACACAGCACAACTGAAACATGACAAAGTTGAATTGGAAAATTTAAGACAAGTTAATAGTATGCAACAAACTCAATTATCGGAATTAGCAAAAAAGACGGCCACATTGCAAACAGAGATTGAAAAAATGGATCAATTGGAAATTGAGTTACGCCAAATGACAACGACTGAAGGCAATACGTCGCGCGGTAATATTAGTAGACCCAATATCACAAGTGGTGGTCAAGGCGGGTTGACGCCAACTGTGGAAAATCTTAATGCTATTGTTGACAATTTACAGGTTGATTTTCAGCAAAGAAAACAAAATTTAGAATATTTAAAGAATGTTTTAGCGGAAAAACAAGCGCAAGTTGCTGTTACGCCGAGTATTTGGCCGGCAAGTGGCGACGTTAGCTCGAGATTTGGCTGGCGTTGGGGTGGCAGTGATTTTCATCCAGGGATTGATATTGCAAATAATATTGGTACGCCAATTGTTGCTACGGCTGATGGTACAGTAGTAGAAAGTGGTTGGAATTCCGGTGGCTATGGTTATTTAGTGAAAATTAGTCATAGCAATGGTATCGAAACGCTATATGCTCATAATTCGGACTTGGTTGTAAGTGCTGGAACAGTTGTTAAAAAAGGACAGGTTATTGCTTATATGGGCAATACTGGCTTTAGTACTGGACCGCATCTACATTATGAAGTAAGAGTTAATGGTACCGCTGTTAATCCCGATAAATTTCTATAA
- a CDS encoding DUF4446 family protein gives MVELQIISEFILNNVQYFIIGLTLIFLMALIVFININIKLAKMTKRYRRLMTGMDGSNIERLLMGHIDEVRDVVKQVNELSQQCQDNQIVLNKCLQKVGVVRFSAFEGVGSDLSYAIALLDENNNGFVLSSIFTRDNSRTYVKPIEKLESSYALTTEERQAIEIATK, from the coding sequence ATGGTTGAACTACAGATTATTTCAGAATTTATTTTAAATAATGTTCAATATTTTATTATTGGTTTAACGCTAATTTTTTTAATGGCACTTATTGTTTTTATAAATATTAATATAAAATTAGCAAAAATGACCAAGCGCTATCGCCGTCTAATGACCGGCATGGATGGTAGCAATATTGAAAGATTATTGATGGGGCATATTGATGAGGTCAGAGATGTCGTCAAGCAGGTTAACGAGTTAAGTCAACAATGTCAAGACAATCAAATTGTCTTGAATAAATGTTTACAGAAAGTTGGCGTAGTAAGATTTAGTGCGTTTGAGGGTGTTGGCAGTGATTTAAGCTATGCGATAGCGTTGTTAGATGAAAATAACAATGGTTTTGTTTTATCCAGTATTTTTACGAGAGATAATTCCAGAACTTATGTAAAACCGATTGAAAAATTGGAATCAAGCTATGCTTTAACAACCGAAGAAAGACAAGCCATTGAAATAGCCACAAAATAA
- a CDS encoding DUF554 domain-containing protein: MKGTLVNTVAVLVGSGLGVLLKTGLAEKYKETVMQTLGLAVGIIGIKMALASENFIMVILSLVIGAIMGEYFTLNKKIDNLGQKLTAKCGEKYGDVGVGFVTASLIYCIGAMAIVGALQDGINGDAGILYAKALLDGISAIVFAATLGIGVSLSALSILVYQGSITLLAGVLQPLLIPAVITEITATGGVLIIAIALSMLNILKIRIANLLPSMLVVIFLAYLWKA, encoded by the coding sequence ATGAAGGGAACATTAGTTAATACAGTAGCAGTGTTAGTTGGTAGTGGTTTAGGAGTGTTACTTAAAACCGGTCTTGCAGAAAAATATAAAGAAACGGTGATGCAAACTTTAGGTTTAGCAGTTGGGATTATCGGGATAAAGATGGCTCTAGCCTCGGAAAATTTTATTATGGTTATTTTAAGTTTAGTTATTGGCGCGATAATGGGGGAGTATTTTACCCTCAATAAAAAAATTGATAACCTGGGTCAAAAGCTCACAGCTAAATGTGGTGAAAAATATGGTGATGTGGGGGTTGGTTTTGTAACGGCTAGTTTGATTTATTGTATTGGTGCAATGGCGATTGTTGGAGCGCTTCAAGATGGCATTAATGGTGATGCCGGTATTTTGTATGCAAAAGCACTACTAGATGGTATTTCTGCCATTGTTTTTGCGGCAACATTAGGGATTGGCGTTAGTTTATCAGCCCTATCAATCTTAGTGTATCAGGGCAGTATCACCTTGTTGGCAGGAGTATTGCAACCACTTTTAATTCCTGCCGTTATCACTGAAATTACCGCAACGGGTGGTGTTTTAATAATAGCGATAGCATTATCAATGCTTAATATTTTAAAAATTAGAATTGCCAATTTATTGCCTTCAATGCTGGTGGTAATATTTTTAGCATATTTATGGAAAGCTTAG
- the hydF gene encoding [FeFe] hydrogenase H-cluster maturation GTPase HydF has translation MQDTPKGERLHIAIFGKRNAGKSSLINALTKQDVALVSDLPGTTTDPVYKAMEILPLGPVVLIDTAGLDDEGQLGLLRVEKSKAVLNKTDLAILVIDGQSELTEFDVKIFQEIKAKNIPIVVVVNKIDLQKRIMPHSIVEQLGNDVVEVSTVTGAGIELLKGLLIKNTPEKWGEETLVGDIVKADDNVVLVVPIDSAAPKGRLILPQVQVLRAILDNDANAIIAKENKLKEALANLKRPPSLVITDSQVFGEIESIVPEAIPFTSFSILFARYKGDLTTYINGVKTLEKLAKNDKILIAEGCTHHRQKDDIGTVKIPKWLKEYTGVDLTFDWVSGGQYPANLAEYKLIIHCGACMLNRREVLYRNSIAKEQNVPIVNYGILIAYLKGILPRVIKPFQ, from the coding sequence ATGCAAGATACACCTAAAGGAGAACGATTACACATTGCGATTTTTGGAAAACGTAATGCCGGCAAATCCAGTTTGATTAATGCGTTAACAAAACAAGATGTTGCTTTAGTGTCTGATTTACCGGGAACAACCACTGATCCGGTATATAAAGCAATGGAAATACTACCGTTAGGGCCGGTGGTATTAATTGATACGGCGGGACTAGATGATGAGGGCCAGCTAGGCTTATTAAGAGTTGAAAAAAGCAAGGCGGTTTTGAATAAAACCGACCTCGCTATTTTGGTGATTGATGGGCAAAGTGAACTGACAGAATTTGATGTAAAAATATTCCAAGAGATAAAAGCTAAAAACATCCCGATCGTCGTTGTTGTTAACAAAATTGATTTACAGAAAAGAATAATGCCCCACAGTATTGTTGAGCAACTCGGGAATGATGTCGTTGAAGTCAGCACTGTCACTGGTGCTGGGATTGAATTGTTAAAAGGGTTGTTAATAAAAAATACGCCAGAAAAATGGGGCGAAGAAACTTTAGTCGGCGATATAGTGAAAGCCGACGATAATGTTGTATTAGTGGTGCCAATTGATAGTGCAGCTCCTAAAGGCAGATTAATATTGCCACAGGTTCAGGTGTTAAGAGCAATTTTAGATAATGATGCGAATGCTATTATTGCTAAAGAAAATAAATTGAAAGAAGCTTTAGCTAATTTAAAAAGACCGCCGTCTTTGGTAATTACTGATTCGCAAGTTTTTGGAGAAATCGAAAGTATTGTTCCTGAAGCAATACCATTTACTTCTTTTTCCATTTTATTTGCACGGTACAAAGGTGATTTAACAACATATATTAATGGTGTCAAAACTCTTGAAAAATTAGCGAAAAATGATAAAATCTTAATTGCTGAGGGTTGTACTCACCATCGGCAAAAAGATGATATTGGTACTGTTAAAATTCCTAAATGGCTGAAAGAATACACCGGCGTTGATTTAACCTTTGACTGGGTTAGTGGTGGTCAATATCCGGCTAATTTAGCAGAATATAAATTAATAATTCATTGCGGGGCTTGTATGCTAAACCGTCGTGAAGTATTATATCGTAATAGTATTGCCAAGGAACAAAATGTACCGATTGTAAACTATGGAATTTTGATTGCTTATCTTAAGGGGATTTTACCGAGAGTGATTAAACCGTTTCAGTAA
- a CDS encoding ParB/RepB/Spo0J family partition protein — protein MNKQSRGLGRGLEALIPTMSEQEVVKELLITDIVANKYQPRNEFNEEALEELAESINQYGLLQPVIVRKVLNGYELIAGERRWRAAQKNGAKTIPAIVREYSDIETTEIALIENLQRENLNAIEEAGAYQRLVNEFGLTQEELAKKIGRSRSHIANFIRLLNLPEIVQEYVSRGTLTMGQVRPLLTLESEDLQIEAAEYIIAEDLSARDAEKLVKKLMKDPQVLQEELEEEEYKEDIFVVEAEDVLKMALGTKVKIKPGKKKSKIEIEFYSADDLERLVEVLTNPKTVTNKFKGNLIV, from the coding sequence ATGAATAAGCAAAGTAGAGGATTAGGTCGTGGCCTGGAGGCACTTATTCCAACTATGAGCGAACAAGAAGTAGTTAAAGAATTGCTCATTACTGATATTGTTGCTAATAAATATCAGCCACGCAATGAGTTTAATGAAGAAGCATTAGAGGAACTGGCAGAATCTATTAATCAATACGGCTTGTTGCAACCGGTTATTGTAAGAAAAGTATTAAATGGTTATGAATTAATTGCCGGCGAAAGAAGATGGCGCGCCGCCCAAAAAAACGGTGCTAAAACTATACCGGCAATTGTTAGAGAATATAGTGATATTGAAACAACGGAGATTGCATTAATTGAAAACTTACAACGCGAGAATTTAAATGCTATTGAAGAAGCGGGCGCATATCAAAGATTAGTTAATGAATTTGGCTTAACGCAAGAAGAATTAGCAAAAAAAATTGGGCGCAGTAGATCTCACATTGCTAACTTTATTAGATTATTAAATCTACCAGAAATTGTACAAGAATATGTTTCACGTGGAACATTAACAATGGGTCAAGTTCGACCATTATTAACGTTAGAAAGTGAAGATTTACAAATAGAAGCTGCTGAATATATTATTGCGGAAGACTTATCAGCCCGTGATGCTGAAAAACTAGTTAAAAAGTTAATGAAAGATCCACAGGTTTTGCAAGAAGAATTAGAAGAGGAAGAATATAAGGAAGATATTTTTGTGGTGGAAGCTGAAGATGTCTTAAAAATGGCGCTAGGGACAAAAGTTAAAATTAAACCAGGAAAGAAGAAAAGTAAAATTGAGATTGAATTTTATTCAGCAGATGATTTAGAGCGGTTAGTAGAGGTTTTAACAAATCCTAAAACTGTTACCAATAAGTTCAAAGGAAATTTAATTGTTTAA
- a CDS encoding ParA family protein, whose amino-acid sequence MAKVIAIANQKGGVGKTTTSVNLSACLGELGQRVLLIDIDPQGNATSGLGIDKGKIEKSIYDVLVDDIPIKDTVIGTEVDNLKVLPATIQLAGAEIELVASMSRETKLKKAIDKIKNEYDFVIIDCPPSLGLLTINSLTAANSILVPIQCEFYALEGLSQLLKTITLIQDNLNQDLVLEGVVLTMFDSRTNLSGQVVQEVKNHFQQKVFKTIIPRNVRLSEAPSFGRPVIKYDPKSKGAEVYYNLAKEVLAQ is encoded by the coding sequence TTGGCAAAAGTTATTGCGATTGCAAATCAAAAAGGTGGGGTTGGTAAAACGACTACATCAGTTAACCTAAGTGCTTGTTTAGGTGAATTGGGACAGAGGGTATTATTAATTGATATTGACCCGCAAGGAAATGCAACCAGTGGTCTGGGTATCGATAAAGGTAAAATTGAAAAATCAATTTATGATGTTTTAGTAGATGATATTCCGATAAAAGATACGGTGATTGGGACGGAAGTTGACAATTTAAAAGTTTTACCAGCAACAATTCAATTGGCCGGGGCTGAAATTGAGTTAGTAGCAAGTATGTCTCGTGAAACTAAATTAAAAAAAGCAATTGATAAAATTAAAAATGAATATGATTTTGTTATTATTGATTGTCCACCATCATTAGGGTTGTTGACGATTAACTCGTTAACTGCAGCTAATTCAATTTTGGTGCCGATTCAATGTGAATTTTATGCTTTAGAAGGCTTATCACAGCTATTAAAGACCATTACGTTAATTCAAGATAACTTAAATCAAGACTTGGTCTTGGAGGGGGTTGTTTTAACGATGTTTGATTCTCGGACTAATTTATCAGGACAAGTCGTGCAAGAAGTAAAAAACCACTTCCAGCAAAAAGTATTTAAAACCATTATTCCTCGAAATGTTAGACTGAGTGAAGCGCCGAGTTTTGGGCGTCCGGTTATTAAATATGATCCTAAATCTAAAGGGGCAGAAGTATATTATAATTTAGCAAAAGAGGTGTTAGCACAATGA
- a CDS encoding methionine synthase, protein MGIYNATLTAIDKEETKRYAGLKNINFNDDLINKACLEAQLLAQPKGSWEIYNYDAMNGCILTPAPFLINSSKVLKLFCYAEKVAVMTVTIGEEIENTITAEFKKGNYAFSLLLDAAATTAVEMLADNINNLIKITANKLGYNTTYRFSPGYGDWDIIVQPEILKLARANLINVTATNSCMLLPRKSVTAVIGFIPEKNTVAQASCTDCNQKNCLARKGS, encoded by the coding sequence ATGGGTATTTATAATGCAACTTTAACTGCAATTGATAAAGAAGAAACAAAAAGATATGCCGGTTTGAAAAATATCAACTTTAATGATGACTTGATTAATAAAGCCTGCTTAGAAGCTCAATTGTTAGCACAACCTAAAGGAAGCTGGGAAATATATAATTATGATGCGATGAATGGTTGTATTTTAACACCAGCGCCCTTCCTGATTAATAGCAGTAAGGTTTTAAAATTATTTTGTTATGCTGAAAAAGTCGCCGTAATGACGGTTACAATCGGTGAAGAAATTGAGAATACTATTACGGCTGAGTTTAAGAAAGGTAATTACGCTTTTTCACTTTTGCTAGATGCTGCTGCAACAACTGCCGTAGAAATGCTGGCCGATAATATCAATAACCTGATAAAAATAACCGCTAATAAACTTGGCTATAATACAACTTATCGCTTTAGCCCAGGCTATGGCGATTGGGATATAATCGTGCAACCAGAAATTTTGAAATTAGCACGAGCTAATCTAATCAATGTCACTGCAACCAATAGCTGTATGCTGTTACCCCGAAAATCCGTAACAGCAGTTATCGGTTTTATTCCTGAAAAAAATACAGTCGCACAAGCTAGTTGTACCGACTGTAATCAAAAAAATTGTCTTGCTAGAAAGGGGTCTTAA